In a genomic window of Anoxybacter fermentans:
- a CDS encoding MFS transporter — protein sequence MFQLFSRLFPYYWKLDADVRHNLWVDSLSAAFFGLLAGAVYPFVSIIAIRLGATDQMIGLLSTAPFFGQMFAIYWGYRSARSVRKVPIIFWSWLISRLLILPLAFTKSPIVFVILVVFHNIIATIAIPAYNGLLKKIYPDRYRGRLMGLVKFLLGLTHVSATYLAGWWIDHLEFKSLFLLAGLAGVISSMIFLSIDEKQRESKVVENQPRAFSIGKIFDIFSRDRAMVWCILGFSIFGFGNLFAYPAYPIYQVKVLKLTSSQIALLSIFNLPVWFLTYPLWGWVHDRTRSMVNIYIGIILYGFTPLIYFFSKSYWMLILASCLQGAAGASQDVGYINQMIKMGGDDVDHYMGIYGTFLGIRGILSPILGSFMISKIGYQGVFLLAALMIFSGLIPMSKVERKMDKIKVNDFTAKS from the coding sequence ATGTTTCAACTTTTTTCTCGATTGTTTCCTTACTATTGGAAATTAGATGCGGATGTGAGACATAATTTATGGGTTGATAGTCTATCTGCTGCATTTTTTGGTCTTTTGGCCGGAGCAGTATATCCATTTGTCTCAATTATAGCAATTCGTTTGGGTGCAACTGATCAAATGATAGGACTTTTGAGTACGGCACCGTTTTTTGGTCAAATGTTTGCAATCTATTGGGGCTATAGGAGTGCGCGGAGTGTACGGAAAGTTCCGATTATTTTCTGGTCCTGGTTAATCTCCCGGCTTTTGATTCTTCCTTTAGCCTTTACAAAATCACCAATTGTTTTTGTGATTCTGGTGGTTTTTCATAATATAATTGCTACTATTGCTATCCCTGCTTATAATGGGCTTTTAAAGAAGATTTACCCTGATAGGTATCGGGGGCGACTAATGGGATTGGTTAAATTTCTTTTAGGATTAACTCATGTAAGTGCTACTTATCTTGCTGGGTGGTGGATTGATCATCTGGAATTTAAAAGTCTTTTTCTTCTGGCGGGTCTTGCCGGAGTTATCTCCAGTATGATTTTTCTCAGTATTGATGAAAAACAGAGGGAAAGCAAAGTCGTGGAAAATCAACCTAGGGCATTTTCTATCGGAAAAATTTTTGATATTTTTTCTAGAGATCGAGCAATGGTCTGGTGTATTCTGGGTTTTTCCATCTTTGGCTTTGGAAATCTTTTTGCATATCCAGCCTATCCTATTTATCAGGTGAAAGTCCTTAAATTAACTAGTAGTCAGATTGCCCTATTATCTATTTTCAATTTGCCGGTCTGGTTTTTGACTTACCCCCTCTGGGGTTGGGTACATGATCGTACCCGGAGTATGGTTAATATTTATATAGGAATTATTCTTTACGGATTTACTCCACTGATCTATTTTTTCAGCAAGTCTTATTGGATGCTGATTCTAGCTTCCTGTTTACAGGGAGCAGCGGGAGCAAGTCAGGATGTGGGCTATATAAATCAAATGATCAAAATGGGTGGAGATGATGTTGACCACTATATGGGGATTTATGGAACATTTTTGGGAATTCGAGGGATTTTAAGCCCTATCCTTGGATCTTTTATGATCAGCAAAATAGGTTATCAGGGGGTTTTTCTTTTAGCAGCATTGATGATTTTTTCTGGATTAATTCCAATGAGTAAGGTTGAAAGGAAAATGGATAAAATTAAAGTAAATGATTTTACTGCAAAAAGCTAA
- a CDS encoding class I SAM-dependent rRNA methyltransferase, with the protein MTNVILRKRKNRRIENGHPWIYDNEILKIEGEVKPGDIVNVLNHARSFIGRGYINPNSKIRIRLLTREDEEIDRNFFRRRITRAWEYRKRFYDTSSCRVIFGEADFLPGLIVDKFGDYLVIQTLALGIDQYKEMIVELLDEIIQPKGIYERNDVPVRELEGLPQKKGFLKGEFDTVVEIEENGIRMLVDLAEGQKTGYFLDQKENRAAIEPLVRDALVLDCFCHTGAFTLHALHYGAREVTAVDISEQAIDFVKKNVALNGYEDRVKYEVANAFDLLREYADRGEKFDVVILDPPAFCKSRSAIEGAKRGYKEINLRGMKIVKPGGFLVTASCSHYMYPEIFTEVILDAAADAGKQLRLVEYRYQSKDHPILMSYRESLYLKFFIYQVF; encoded by the coding sequence ATGACCAATGTAATCTTACGCAAACGTAAAAATCGCCGTATTGAAAATGGTCATCCCTGGATTTATGATAATGAAATTTTAAAGATCGAAGGAGAAGTAAAACCTGGGGATATTGTAAATGTTTTGAATCATGCTCGAAGCTTTATTGGCCGCGGTTATATAAATCCCAATTCTAAAATCCGGATCCGGCTTTTAACCCGGGAAGATGAAGAGATAGATAGGAATTTTTTTCGCCGCCGTATTACCCGGGCCTGGGAATATAGGAAGCGTTTTTATGATACATCTAGCTGTAGGGTAATCTTTGGAGAAGCTGATTTTCTCCCCGGGCTGATTGTGGATAAATTTGGTGATTATCTGGTCATTCAGACCCTGGCATTGGGGATTGATCAATATAAGGAGATGATTGTGGAACTTTTAGATGAGATTATTCAACCGAAAGGAATTTATGAGCGGAATGATGTCCCGGTGCGGGAATTGGAAGGTTTGCCACAAAAGAAAGGTTTTTTAAAAGGTGAATTTGATACCGTTGTAGAGATAGAGGAGAATGGGATTAGGATGCTGGTAGACCTGGCTGAAGGTCAGAAGACCGGTTATTTTCTCGATCAGAAGGAGAATCGTGCAGCCATAGAGCCTCTGGTAAGAGATGCACTGGTTCTGGATTGTTTTTGCCATACTGGGGCATTTACATTACATGCCCTTCACTATGGAGCAAGAGAAGTAACGGCTGTGGATATTTCTGAACAAGCCATTGATTTTGTCAAAAAAAATGTTGCTTTAAATGGTTATGAGGATAGGGTTAAATATGAGGTAGCCAATGCCTTTGATCTACTCAGGGAATATGCTGACCGGGGAGAGAAGTTTGATGTGGTTATTCTGGATCCTCCTGCTTTTTGCAAATCCCGGAGTGCGATAGAAGGAGCTAAACGGGGGTATAAGGAGATCAATCTAAGGGGAATGAAGATTGTCAAACCAGGTGGTTTTCTCGTTACTGCTTCCTGTTCACATTATATGTACCCTGAAATCTTTACAGAGGTAATTTTGGATGCCGCTGCAGATGCGGGCAAACAGCTCAGGTTGGTTGAATATCGCTATCAATCTAAAGATCATCCAATCCTGATGAGTTACCGGGAGTCTCTGTATCTTAAATTCTTTATCTATCAGGTGTTTTAA
- a CDS encoding ABC transporter ATP-binding protein, whose translation MTIGAVWAFWTYFAFVVEPISIFKTFSRVILESAITIDSVLEYFKEAKKVKEFYKDSTLDMKNSEKIITIRNLSFAQNNNLILKDVTFLIKKVIW comes from the coding sequence ATGACTATTGGAGCAGTGTGGGCATTTTGGACTTATTTTGCTTTTGTAGTTGAACCAATATCCATATTTAAAACATTCAGTCGGGTTATATTGGAGAGCGCTATAACTATTGATAGTGTTTTAGAATATTTCAAAGAAGCTAAAAAAGTTAAAGAATTTTATAAAGACTCAACATTGGATATGAAAAATAGTGAAAAAATTATTACTATAAGAAACCTTTCTTTTGCTCAAAATAATAATCTAATTTTAAAAGATGTCACTTTTTTAATAAAAAAAGTGATCTGGTAG
- a CDS encoding ABC transporter ATP-binding protein translates to MGGVMISLLIVFNIIYPILIKNIIEKFKEIDFNNIILLAVLYGSAILLSYLGDIIYNKNKYKAAQEIRDEIFRYSFYFPVKKFIEKGSAYFAKLLNDQVNNAFVVLDYVFIQNIFLVIRTIVVLSIVFLWNKVLFTVYITNTLLVLLFSKFLNQSTRPYFTEWQELGRSIVETFENLHEIIAGKAIEKRDKKYSLIFTKMTNLAIAAEVKRINLDKIFTEIV, encoded by the coding sequence TTGGGTGGAGTCATGATATCACTTCTAATTGTTTTTAATATCATTTATCCGATCTTAATTAAAAATATAATAGAAAAATTTAAAGAAATAGATTTTAATAATATTATTCTTTTAGCAGTTTTATATGGTTCAGCAATATTATTATCTTATTTAGGTGACATAATATATAATAAAAATAAATATAAGGCAGCCCAGGAAATAAGAGATGAAATATTTAGATATTCGTTTTATTTTCCGGTTAAAAAATTTATAGAAAAAGGGTCTGCTTATTTTGCTAAACTTTTAAATGATCAGGTAAACAATGCTTTTGTAGTTCTTGACTATGTTTTTATTCAAAACATATTTTTAGTGATAAGAACAATAGTAGTTTTATCTATTGTATTTTTGTGGAATAAAGTATTATTTACTGTATATATTACTAATACTCTGCTTGTGTTGCTATTTTCAAAGTTCTTAAATCAATCTACGCGGCCCTATTTTACAGAATGGCAGGAGTTAGGGAGAAGTATTGTGGAAACCTTTGAAAATCTTCATGAAATAATTGCAGGTAAAGCTATAGAAAAAAGAGATAAAAAATATTCTTTAATTTTTACAAAGATGACAAACCTTGCTATAGCTGCAGAGGTTAAGCGTATAAATCTTGATAAAATCTTTACTGAGATTGTGTAG
- the hpf gene encoding ribosome hibernation-promoting factor, HPF/YfiA family, translating into MKISIYGKNLEVTNALKNYVEEKVGKIEKYFNDAFIEAQVGLEVEKDRHIVEVTIKVDGLLLRGEESSGDMYASIDGVIDKLERQVHKYKTRINRKIRERKKEFKLNLANSFIVDDIEEVEPKIVKTKRFAIKPMSVEEAIMQMDLIGHDFFVFVNAATEEVNVVYKRKNGQYGLLEPEF; encoded by the coding sequence ATGAAAATTTCTATTTACGGGAAAAATCTGGAAGTAACCAATGCGTTAAAAAATTATGTGGAAGAAAAAGTTGGTAAGATTGAAAAGTATTTTAATGATGCTTTTATTGAAGCTCAGGTGGGTTTAGAAGTAGAAAAGGATCGTCATATTGTAGAGGTTACCATAAAAGTTGATGGGCTGCTTTTACGTGGGGAAGAGAGTTCCGGTGATATGTATGCTTCTATCGATGGTGTAATTGATAAGTTAGAACGTCAGGTACATAAATACAAAACCCGGATTAATCGCAAAATCCGTGAAAGAAAGAAAGAGTTTAAACTTAATCTTGCAAATAGTTTTATTGTAGATGATATTGAAGAAGTTGAACCTAAGATTGTAAAAACCAAGCGTTTTGCCATAAAGCCGATGTCCGTTGAAGAAGCTATAATGCAGATGGATTTAATTGGCCATGATTTCTTTGTTTTCGTTAATGCAGCTACAGAAGAAGTGAATGTGGTTTATAAGCGGAAAAATGGTCAATATGGTTTGCTTGAGCCTGAGTTTTAA
- a CDS encoding ComF family protein codes for MRRLINGILNLIYPERARCSLCKDELISWEIQLGICHQCLNEMNFFAGKGLKKLPELFEQHIDLVGSAVLYTGLIKELIYRLKYYGERQLIYPMVELMVRQYYIIFKEEKWDGLIPVPLHESRLHERGYNQALLLAVGLSFYLKIPCFDWVERVKETHPQNQLTLDQRRKNLEGAFRLKKGIEIKGGRWLIIDDIFTTGNTTNEIAKILKEAGAEKVGVYTLASGRMM; via the coding sequence ATGAGAAGGTTGATTAATGGCATTTTAAATTTGATCTATCCTGAAAGGGCCAGATGTAGTTTATGTAAAGATGAGCTTATAAGTTGGGAAATTCAGTTAGGAATCTGCCATCAATGTTTAAATGAGATGAATTTTTTTGCGGGAAAAGGTTTAAAAAAGTTACCTGAGCTTTTTGAACAACATATTGACCTGGTGGGTAGTGCAGTTTTATACACAGGTTTGATTAAGGAACTGATATATCGCTTAAAATATTATGGTGAGCGACAATTAATTTATCCTATGGTGGAGTTGATGGTAAGGCAATATTACATTATTTTTAAAGAAGAGAAATGGGATGGATTAATTCCGGTACCCCTGCACGAAAGTCGGTTGCATGAGCGAGGATATAATCAAGCTCTTTTATTGGCGGTTGGTCTGTCGTTTTATTTAAAAATACCCTGCTTTGATTGGGTTGAAAGGGTAAAAGAGACCCACCCTCAAAATCAGCTTACCTTAGACCAACGCCGTAAAAATCTTGAGGGAGCATTTCGTCTTAAAAAGGGAATAGAGATCAAAGGAGGAAGGTGGTTAATTATTGACGATATTTTTACTACCGGTAATACTACAAATGAGATTGCCAAAATTTTAAAAGAAGCAGGAGCAGAAAAGGTCGGGGTTTATACTTTGGCTTCTGGGAGGATGATGTAG
- a CDS encoding DEAD/DEAH box helicase translates to MKCCRVQLYLAGRVRKGFYQVKKAITYDLALDKVELIKEGYEWFWPLTGFISLYSAYLLKERLDRLSWLNRWNHKNEKWLIKRMKKWLKRESWFQDKEVEIFPMVRPVSFKSIPLIKETRTVEKKEVQQVAAMLRGRNFYFSEIAEGLKEMGLYQSVSRIKKNLISLLVSGKVEMIPANLPAKSICIRCGNEGLKPTKCGICGQMIWYCPQCLSMGESLTCRPLFRRKDGVKLGKKEIESYKPHYSFSLSFYQRKLAQQLSNAFEDEEVQDWLLWAVCGAGKTEITFDLIAKVLKRGGRVLFTSPRREVVRQMEERLKAAFPEVSLVGLYGGAENKLIQAQLTVATVHQLVRFYQAFDLIIFDEVDAYPYQGDKWLKRLIERSRKKDGRLIYLSATPGEDLLRQVRSGKLRVLSLPVRFHKKEVPVPILKSIKLPTVPEFSRMPDQVNEWIVETIYKDLAQLYIFLPTRRMVEIFGRSLQEFYKEIGLAYWVQYTHSKDQERFRKVKEFLQGDFPVLVTTTILERGVTVPKSNVLVLYANQEEIFNYQSLIQMAGRAGRSIKAPYGKVWFVGHVISKEMKKAREWIIRMNEIARERGLLDEKVD, encoded by the coding sequence ATGAAGTGTTGCCGGGTACAGCTCTATCTGGCGGGGCGGGTAAGGAAAGGTTTTTATCAGGTCAAAAAGGCCATAACTTATGATCTGGCTCTAGATAAGGTAGAACTTATTAAGGAAGGGTATGAATGGTTCTGGCCATTGACAGGCTTTATAAGTCTTTATTCAGCTTATCTGCTTAAGGAAAGATTGGATCGGTTATCCTGGTTAAATAGATGGAATCATAAAAATGAGAAATGGCTGATTAAGAGGATGAAAAAATGGCTTAAAAGAGAGAGTTGGTTTCAAGATAAGGAAGTTGAAATTTTTCCTATGGTCCGGCCGGTATCTTTTAAAAGTATCCCACTGATAAAAGAGACCAGGACAGTCGAGAAAAAAGAAGTTCAGCAGGTGGCAGCAATGCTTAGAGGAAGGAACTTTTACTTTTCTGAAATTGCAGAAGGGTTAAAAGAAATGGGTTTGTACCAGTCGGTTTCAAGGATTAAAAAGAATTTGATTTCATTATTGGTCAGCGGTAAAGTTGAGATGATTCCTGCCAATTTACCTGCAAAATCCATTTGTATAAGGTGCGGTAATGAAGGTTTAAAGCCGACAAAATGCGGAATTTGTGGTCAGATGATCTGGTATTGCCCTCAATGTTTATCTATGGGAGAGAGTTTAACCTGCCGACCCCTTTTCAGGAGAAAAGATGGGGTAAAATTGGGGAAAAAGGAGATTGAAAGCTATAAGCCGCATTACTCTTTTTCCCTCTCATTTTACCAACGGAAACTGGCTCAACAATTAAGTAATGCGTTTGAAGATGAAGAAGTGCAAGACTGGCTTTTATGGGCAGTCTGTGGTGCGGGAAAAACTGAGATAACTTTTGATCTGATTGCCAAAGTTTTGAAACGGGGCGGACGGGTATTGTTTACTTCTCCCAGACGTGAAGTGGTCAGGCAAATGGAAGAGCGATTAAAAGCTGCTTTTCCCGAGGTCAGTCTGGTGGGCTTATATGGCGGTGCGGAGAATAAACTAATACAGGCCCAATTAACTGTAGCTACTGTACATCAGTTGGTTAGATTTTATCAGGCTTTTGATTTAATTATCTTTGATGAAGTGGACGCCTATCCATATCAGGGTGATAAATGGCTAAAAAGGCTTATAGAGCGGAGTAGAAAAAAAGATGGCAGATTGATATATTTAAGTGCAACACCTGGTGAAGATCTTTTACGACAGGTCAGGTCGGGTAAATTACGGGTTCTGAGTCTGCCGGTACGATTTCATAAAAAAGAGGTTCCTGTTCCAATTCTTAAATCTATAAAACTACCAACAGTACCGGAATTTTCCCGGATGCCAGACCAGGTGAATGAATGGATTGTGGAGACGATTTATAAAGATCTGGCCCAGTTATATATTTTTCTACCTACCCGCAGGATGGTAGAGATTTTTGGCAGATCATTACAGGAATTTTATAAAGAGATAGGTTTGGCCTATTGGGTTCAATATACTCATAGTAAAGACCAGGAACGTTTCAGGAAGGTGAAAGAGTTTTTGCAGGGTGATTTTCCTGTTCTGGTTACTACGACTATTCTGGAGCGGGGAGTGACTGTACCAAAAAGTAATGTATTAGTTTTGTATGCAAATCAGGAGGAGATCTTTAATTATCAGAGTTTGATCCAGATGGCCGGGAGAGCAGGACGTTCAATTAAGGCTCCTTATGGAAAGGTCTGGTTTGTGGGACATGTTATCTCCAAAGAGATGAAAAAAGCCAGGGAATGGATTATCAGGATGAATGAGATAGCCAGAGAGAGGGGGCTTTTAGATGAGAAGGTTGATTAA
- the sigH gene encoding RNA polymerase sporulation sigma factor SigH, with product MGKSTNKKTSRFENMTEDEVILLAQNGDREAEEYLIKSNMDIVYSKSRLFYIKGLDKEDVIQEGLVGLYKAIRDYKVMREASFRGFAHLCVNRQLISAVKMANRQKHLPLNTSTSIDRNLKYTKDDGGRGRTLLDILPDENMDPERDLINKEMLEEITQELKKVLTPLEWKVFTSYLESKSYKEISEELDKTIKTVDNALQRSRRKIHQLRYKFENEVANY from the coding sequence ATGGGCAAATCCACAAATAAGAAGACTAGTAGGTTTGAGAACATGACAGAGGATGAAGTTATTTTGCTGGCACAGAATGGTGATCGTGAAGCAGAGGAGTATTTAATCAAATCGAATATGGATATTGTTTATTCCAAATCCAGACTGTTTTACATTAAAGGTTTAGATAAAGAGGATGTTATCCAGGAAGGATTGGTGGGACTTTATAAAGCTATTCGTGATTATAAAGTTATGAGAGAAGCATCTTTTCGAGGATTTGCACATTTATGTGTAAATCGCCAACTGATATCAGCTGTTAAGATGGCTAACCGTCAAAAACACCTGCCGCTTAATACATCAACATCTATTGATCGGAATCTTAAATATACAAAAGATGACGGCGGGCGAGGTCGTACCCTATTGGACATACTACCCGATGAAAATATGGATCCTGAAAGGGACTTAATAAATAAAGAAATGCTTGAGGAGATTACTCAGGAACTAAAAAAAGTTCTTACCCCTCTGGAATGGAAGGTCTTTACCAGTTACCTGGAATCTAAATCATATAAAGAAATTTCAGAAGAATTAGACAAAACTATTAAAACTGTGGATAATGCATTACAGCGATCCAGACGAAAGATTCATCAGCTCAGATATAAATTTGAAAATGAAGTTGCTAATTATTAA
- a CDS encoding MarR family winged helix-turn-helix transcriptional regulator → MSNELKRTAAEIEDLIRKIARIMNKRLRDSLKESAITPPQFFALVNIYREEGITIGELCDQMFLACSTVSGLIDRLEKVELVERYRDEEDRRVVRLKLTKKGRICTETILEKRREKFEKDLEMIEMERQHELIDNLNLLLQIMTDAESEKIND, encoded by the coding sequence ATGAGTAATGAACTTAAGCGTACAGCGGCAGAAATTGAAGATTTAATTCGCAAAATTGCACGAATTATGAACAAACGTCTTCGAGATAGTCTTAAGGAGTCGGCAATTACTCCGCCCCAATTTTTTGCACTGGTAAATATATATAGGGAGGAAGGGATTACTATTGGAGAACTTTGTGACCAGATGTTTCTTGCATGCAGTACAGTTTCTGGATTAATAGATCGTCTGGAGAAAGTTGAATTAGTAGAACGGTATAGAGATGAAGAAGACCGTCGGGTTGTAAGATTGAAATTAACGAAGAAAGGGCGGATCTGTACTGAAACTATTTTAGAAAAAAGACGGGAAAAGTTTGAAAAGGATCTAGAAATGATTGAAATGGAACGTCAGCACGAATTGATCGATAATTTAAATCTTCTTTTGCAGATTATGACCGATGCAGAAAGTGAAAAAATAAATGATTAA
- a CDS encoding Crp/Fnr family transcriptional regulator: protein MRVIDIKTFLKNETIFGGLTDEELTRVIEIMVIRQFERNVIIFFEGEVGDNFYLVLSGEVRIYKISPDGREKNLALIGPGDFFGEMALIDKKTRSATAETMSKTRLGVIHQKHFSDLIDQYPEIALKMIVQLTERLRRANQQIESLTFKDVQGRLVQFLLQYADENEDDDPVPLKKRVTHQIIANQIGASRETVSRILSQLQKEGYITIKNRLIYITKRKELKDRWERK, encoded by the coding sequence GTGAGAGTTATTGATATTAAGACCTTTTTAAAAAATGAGACGATCTTTGGGGGATTAACAGATGAAGAACTTACCCGGGTTATTGAGATCATGGTTATCCGTCAATTTGAACGCAATGTGATTATTTTCTTCGAAGGAGAAGTAGGTGATAATTTTTATCTGGTTTTGTCGGGTGAAGTTAGAATATATAAAATCTCCCCGGATGGAAGGGAAAAAAATCTGGCATTGATTGGCCCGGGTGATTTTTTTGGTGAAATGGCTTTAATAGATAAGAAGACACGTTCGGCTACTGCTGAGACAATGTCAAAAACGAGATTAGGTGTAATACATCAAAAACATTTTAGTGATTTGATAGATCAATATCCTGAGATTGCTTTAAAAATGATTGTTCAATTGACAGAGAGATTAAGGAGAGCCAATCAGCAGATTGAATCACTTACTTTTAAAGATGTTCAGGGACGGCTTGTACAATTTTTACTTCAATATGCTGATGAAAATGAAGATGATGATCCAGTTCCTTTAAAAAAAAGGGTTACTCATCAAATCATTGCCAATCAGATAGGCGCTTCCAGGGAAACAGTATCCCGGATTCTAAGTCAATTACAAAAAGAAGGATATATTACAATAAAAAATCGGTTAATATATATTACTAAACGAAAAGAATTAAAAGATAGGTGGGAAAGAAAATGA
- a CDS encoding FecR family protein, translated as MGKNIWQIGFIIFLILFIILPISYNFAAEEGEAVIVSFSGKVKFFRAPWWKFWAWEDVQPGQELLANDWVKVGNDSYLEIEFHNKTRVRILENTTIRIGESEFFSKERSSSIWLKMGQIWVKVEKTLSKMLKFKVETPNAVAGVRGTVFYVKVSQKTTEVLVGEGLVEVKQKKAKEKVYVTSGYKTRVVGRKKPVKPFEVDEKDQKMLKDWAYGVEKMKKKEEIKNMINYQDDEDEHDVSEKKMKAKKDVKDDEETEEVEDKNSASVKKAMNGQGRGEHPKGFDDKDEGDEDEKDDEDEEDDEDEEEDED; from the coding sequence ATGGGAAAAAATATCTGGCAAATAGGGTTTATTATCTTTCTGATTTTATTTATTATCTTACCTATTTCATATAATTTTGCTGCAGAAGAGGGAGAAGCTGTAATTGTGAGTTTTTCAGGTAAGGTAAAATTTTTTCGGGCTCCCTGGTGGAAATTTTGGGCATGGGAAGATGTTCAGCCAGGTCAGGAATTGTTAGCCAATGATTGGGTGAAAGTAGGAAATGATAGCTATTTGGAGATTGAGTTTCATAATAAAACCCGGGTTAGAATCCTTGAGAATACAACTATCCGTATTGGAGAAAGTGAATTTTTTTCTAAGGAACGTTCTTCTTCTATTTGGTTAAAAATGGGGCAAATTTGGGTAAAAGTTGAAAAGACTTTATCAAAAATGCTTAAGTTTAAAGTTGAAACCCCCAATGCAGTTGCAGGTGTTAGGGGAACTGTTTTTTATGTAAAAGTGAGCCAGAAAACTACGGAAGTTTTAGTTGGTGAAGGATTGGTAGAAGTAAAACAGAAAAAGGCCAAAGAAAAAGTTTATGTAACAAGTGGATATAAAACTCGGGTTGTTGGTCGAAAAAAACCTGTTAAACCTTTTGAAGTTGATGAGAAAGATCAAAAGATGTTGAAGGATTGGGCTTATGGCGTAGAGAAAATGAAAAAGAAAGAAGAAATTAAAAATATGATTAATTATCAGGATGATGAGGATGAACATGATGTATCTGAAAAAAAAATGAAAGCAAAAAAAGATGTTAAAGATGATGAAGAAACTGAGGAAGTTGAAGATAAAAATTCTGCTTCTGTCAAAAAAGCTATGAATGGACAGGGTAGAGGAGAACATCCTAAAGGTTTTGATGATAAAGATGAAGGTGATGAAGATGAAAAAGATGATGAAGATGAAGAAGATGATGAAGACGAAGAAGAGGATGAGGATTAG